A genomic stretch from Puntigrus tetrazona isolate hp1 chromosome 6, ASM1883169v1, whole genome shotgun sequence includes:
- the cacng4a gene encoding voltage-dependent calcium channel gamma-4 subunit: MAWCDRGVQVVLTSLGALAAISLMTVAIGTDFWLYSRAHVCNTTNTTDEAHTLQQPKKTPGDLTHSGLWRICCIEGINNGSCYWINHFSVDDDYDADNSEYLLRLVRASSLFPILSTILLLLGGLCVGLGQIYSSRNNILLSAGILFVTAGLSNIIGIIVYISSNAGDPSDKKGEDKKNLYSYGWSFYSGVLSFVVAEVIGVLAVNIYIEKNKEAHFKHFEIIKSVPSPSSSPYTSIPSYHYRQQQSQCCPQSREPSKNTSLATLSITSSSLPFGDILMYTVGREHPLKSGALASYNTDLEHPNFLQVHSHVSKDVKESLNRRITPV, from the exons ATGGCTTGGTGTGACCGCGGCGTGCAGGTTGTTTTGACGAGCCTGGGCGCGCTGGCGGCCATCAGCCTCATGACCGTCGCGATCGGAACCGACTTCTGGCTTTACTCCAGAGCTCACGTCTGTAACACGACCAACACAACAGATGAAGCCCACACCTTACAGCAGCCGAAGAAAACTCCAGGAGATCTCACGCATTCTGGACTTTGGAGGATCTGCTGTATCGAAG GGATCAACAATGGGAGCTGCTATTGGATCAATCATTTTTCTGTTGATGATGACTATGACGCAGACAACTCAGAATATCTCCTCC GATTAGTGCGAGCATCCAGTCTCTTCCCTATCCTGAGTACCATCCTGCTTCTTTTGGGGGGACTTTGTGTCGGCCTGGGCCAGATTTATAGCAGCAGGAATAACATTCTGTTGAGTGCAGGAATCCTATTTGTAACTGCAG GTCTTAGCAATATCATCGGCATCATTGTTTACATCTCCAGTAATGCCGGAGACCCTAGTGATAAAAAAGGAGAAGATAAGAAAAATCTGTACAGCTATGGATGGTCCTTCTACTCAGGTGTACTCTCCTTTGTTGTGGCGGAGGTCATCGGTGTGTTGGCCGTCAACATTTACATTGAAAAGAACAAAGAGGCTCACTTCAAACactttgaaattattaaatctGTTCCTTCCCCTTCATCATCTCCCTACACAAGCATTCCAAGTTACCATTACAGACAACAACAGTCTCAGTGCTGTCCTCAGTCCAGAGAGCCATCTAAAAACACTTCTCTTGCCACACTTAGCATCACCAGCTCCTCACTCCCTTTTGGGGACATTTTAATGTATACAGTGGGGAGAGAACATCCGCTAAAGTCAGGTGCTCTGGCCTCATATAACACTGATCTTGAACATCCCAACTTTCTGCAAGTCCACAGCCACGTTTCTAAAGATGTGAAGGAAAGTCTGAATCGCAGAATTACTCCTGTATAA